The Legionella spiritensis DNA segment TCGGTGTAATTAATCATGGTTTTCAACAACCACGGCCCGGCAAAAACAAGAACCAGCAGTGTCACAAATAACTTGGGAATAAAACTTAAACTCATTTCATTAATCTGCGTGGCGGCTTGAAACATGGCGACGATAAGTCCGGTAATCAACCCCGGAACAATGAGTACGACCAGCATAATAATGATCACATAGACGCTTTCACTAAACAGTGAAACCACTCCTTCCGGTGTCATGCCCCCTCCCTGGTTACGCTTTTAATGTTTTATGCCACTCTGCCTATTGTTCAACTTAAGCAAAGCTGGACGCCAGTGATCCCAGAACCAGAGTCCAGCCGTCGACCATCACAAACAACATTATTTTAAACGGCAGGGAAATAATGAGCGGCGACAGCATCATCATCCCCATAGCCATCAGCACGCTGGCGACAACCAGATCGATAACCAGAAACGGCAGAAAGAGAATAAAACCTATCTGAAACGCCGTTTTTAATTCACTGGTTACAAACGCCGGGATCATCACACTCATGGGCACGTCAGAGAGGGTGGCAATTTTTTTGTTATTGAATTTTTCAAATAACGCCAGATCATTTTTCCGGGTCTGGTTCAGCATAAATTTTTTTAAAGGCGCCTGTGCCTGCGCCAGTGCCTGTTGAAAATCAATTTTGTCAGCCAGGTAAGGTTGCACGGCGTTGTCGTTAATCTTATAAAATACCGGCGACATCACGAAAAAAGTCATAAATAACGCAATACCAATTAAAATCTGATTGGTCGGAGTCTGAGCCATCCCGATAGCCTGTCGTAGAATCGACAGCACGATAATAATGCGGGTAAACGCCGTCATAGCCATCAATAACCCCGGCAAAACGCTAAGCAGGGTCATAAAAATCAGGATTTGTAAATTGACGCTGTAGGATTGGCCGCCACCAGAAGCCGGTGATACCGTAACGGCAGGAAGGGATAAGGAAGCGGCTTCGGCCAGCCAGGGGAACAACAGGCAACCTGCGGTCAAAAAGCCAATAAGCCACTTCTTCATTTGCCTTTCCCCATCACTTGTTTCAATAACTCCGCAAAAGAGGTTTTTCCATTCCCCTGGAAGCCAGGAGGCAATTCTTCGCCAAAATCGTAAAGCGTCGTGATACCGCCGGCGGTAACACCCAATAATAAAAAACGCTCTCCAACCTGAAGCATCATGATTTTCTCTCGTGTTCCAAGACTGGCGCAGGCTAATATCTTAAATGGGCCGCCAATACCCATACCTCCCCGATTCAGGCGTTTCACCAGCCAGGCAAAAACGGCAATCAGCAACACGACAAACAGCAATCCACCAAGAATACGTAATAATTCGGCGGAACTGACCGCCGCGTTGCCTGTCGGCATGGATGTTTCCGCTATGGCATGCAGGGGAAACAGGCCAAGCAATAAAAAACTCGTTGTCCTGTTCATTTCAGACGCTTGATCCGTTCTGCCTTACTGACGATATCCGTCAGTCTCACGCCAAACTTGTCCTTGACCACAACCACCTCACCATGGGCCACAAGGGTTCCGTTAACCAGTACGTCCAGAGGTTCGCCGGCAAGACGATCCAGAGCCACAATCCCGCCCTGATTCAGTTGCAAGAGGTTTCGTATGCTCATTTTAGTCCGACCGATTTCCACCGTAACCGACACGGGTATATCCAGAATCAACTCCATTTTTTCCGCATCGCTGCCCGCAGACATTCCCATCGGTTCGGCAGATGCAGCTGCCGCTTGCGTTTCAGTCTGATCACTCATTCCTTTCCCCTAATAACTTATTTTTTTTATTATTTTCAGTGCTCTTTTATCATTGGCACTGCCTAAGGTTGCAGTAAAACCTGGTGTGCCCTCAATATCCAGCGTCACAATTTCCTGGATTTCCATGGGCAGGAAATCACCGGCCTGCCAGGCCATGACCTGCCGCAGGGTGCTATGGGTCTGTGCCATAACGGAACTGACCGTAAGCTCCACGTCCATTAATTCTTCCGTAAGCGACATGATCCAGTTGGGATCCAGCTCCTCGTCCGGCCTTGCTGCCCCCAGTTCCAGTTGCTGCTTGATAGGTTCCACCATGGAATAAGGCATCACAAACGCAAACGTGCCTTTTTCCTTACCAAAATCCACGACAAAGCGGCTGACTAACAGCAGTTCGTCCGGTTCGGCGATATGAATCAACTGCGGGTTCGTTTCATCACTGACCCGGTGAGATTCAAGATTGATAATAGGAGCCCAGGCGTGTTCAAAATTATGAACCAGTTTACCAATGACAATTTCCATGACCCGAAGTTCCGCCGCCGTAAAATCCGTCTTATCCGATTGGGCGAGAAATTGCGAGCTGCCCCCGAAGTAGTAATCAACCAAATCATACACAAACGTTTTGTCAAACAGAATTAACGTCTTGCCGCGCAGGGGTTTAAAACGGTAAATGGTCATCAGCGTCGGGTTGGGCAAGGTTGCCAGAAACTCATGGTGCTTCACGACCTGTAACGGATCCTGTTTGATTTGCAAATCCTTGGCCATCAACTGATAAATATCATTGGAAAAATAGCGGGCAGCCCGATCGTGTATTTTATCAAGCACAGGTAATTCACCGCGAACAGCGCGTTCCTGACTGTTAAAGTTCAGTACCTGTACCTGGTCTTTATTATTGGCTTTTGCGTCAATACCGGCTTGCGGTTGTTGCGGGGATTCCTCTGTGTCCGATGGATTATCGTCTGCGGGGGATTGAGGTTTGTCACCGCCATCCTGATTATTTTCCTGCTCGGACGCGTCATCGCCCTCCACGGAATTCAGCAGCGCGTCAATTTCTTCCTGTGATAAAACATCTTTCTCCGCCATATCGATCCTGTTCCCGCACTGGATTTAAACACACCTTTGTTCCAGTCAAAGGCGATTTCCGCAAGGAGCATGCACTTTGCCCCGCAAGCATTTCCCAGACATAAAGCAAATCACGTGCCACATGAAATTATTATATAATAATCAAGAAAATAGATATAAAAAAAGCTGCAAGAAACGAAGAAAGTCAATACTTTGACGAAATATCGGTATTACGTGTAATAAAAACCGTCGGATCGGTGCCGACGAACGATTTATCAGTATATGCCAGGTCAGGACCGGACAGCTAATCCGGGGCGTGTTATTCCTCCATCTGCTCCGCACACTTGTCTTTTGCCTTGGACCGGCATTGTTCCTGACAATCTGTTGCAGTAGAAGTCAGACAAATAGCATTGATACAAGTGTCGGTATACTGCTGAACGCACATTTCCTTATCATATTCTTCCGCGCCAATAACTTGCGTGGGAATATCCGCAGCATGCGCCATAGCAGTTATCAAACTCAGAAAAATAAATATATAAAATAGTGTAATATGAATCATATGATGCATGATATTTCCCTGAATCAACCATATTGAATTAATTATAGACATAAATTACCGTGATCGATTTGATTTTATTTGTAACCATTTTCATTTGACAGGTAAACATGGCAAACTCATGCAATACCGGCAAGGACTGATTGCTTATGCTGAGCAAACACCAGAGACTATCCAATTTCAGCCGTGCCATTCGCACCACTGCGCAGTGCTTTCGGCCGGATAACGAATGGCAGATTGCCGATCTGTTTCAGGAATCACCCAACCGAACCGTACTGGCCAGAGGACAGGGTTCGAGTTACAGCGATTGCTGTGTCAATAACGAAGGATTTGTCATCGACTGCAGTCGTTTAAATCACCTGTTGTCTTTTGATAAATCGACCGGCTTGTTATATTGCCAGGCGGGGGTCACCTTCGCTGATTTATTTGCGGTTCACCCGGATTATATTCCTCCGGTCATTCCGGGCACCTTGCACGCGACCATCGCCGGTGGGATAGCGAATGATGTGCACGGCAAAAATAATGTCCATGAGGGAAGTCTGGGACGCCATATCAACTGGCTGGAACTACAGATTGGCAATCAATTGCTGCGCTTAAGCCCTGAACGGCACGCCGACCTCTTCGCTGCGACCATAGCGGGTCTTGGTTTAACAGGAATCATCCGTCGAGTCGGTCTGACACTGCGCAAAGCGTCCCAATTTGTCGAGGTGAAAACGGAGAAGCACGTTTCCTTTGCCGAACTTCTTGATCGTATGAAAAAGGAAGGGATGAAACACGATTATCAGGTGGCCTGGCTTGATTTACTCAATACACCACAAGCCCTGCTGTCTCTGGCCAATCATTGTTCGTCTTGTATTCCCCGTCGCCCATATACGTTCACCATGCCGCGCCTTCCATGCCGCGTCATTACCCGATGGGGCATGAAACAATTCAATCGCTACTACTTCAAACGGGCAAACACCGAACCTCTGGCCATGCCATTAAGTCATTTCAATAATCCGCTTGACAGCATCCGCCATTGGAACAGGCTTTATGGCACACGGGGTTTATTACAGTTTCAAGCGGTCTTTGGTACGAATGATGCGGCCGAACAACTCGATCGATTAATTCAAATAATCCATAACGCCAAAGCGACTCCAACACTTGCGGTGTTAAAATATTTCAGCCAGCCCGGAGTCGGGCTTCTGTCTTTCGTCCAACCCGGTTTTGCCATAGCGATTGACTTTATCAATAATCACGAAGCTCAAAAGGCCATTCATGACATGAATCAATTCATTACGGAAACGGGAGGCCGGGTTTATCTGGCGAAAGATTTGCTGCTTACCCGACAGCAATTCAGTCAACAATACGACAAACATGAGCAATTCTCCTCCGTGCTGCGACAATATCAGTGTCACACGCAATCCGATATGGGACAGAGACTGGGATTGACACCATCATGAAAAACGTCTGGGTTATTCTGGGAGCCACCTCGGTCATCGCTAACGAATTTGGCCACCTCGCCGCCAAAGCCGGCCATGATCTCATTCTGATCGGAAGAAACACCCTGCAACTGGACGTCATAGCGGATGATTTGTCTCTGCGCCACGGCATCGACTGCGAAGTCATAACCCTGGATTTGGCGGTGGACATTGCAACGTTACTGGACAGGTTACGAACTACCGGACAGGAATGGTCGCTTTTCATCGCCCACAGTCTGATTCTGGAAAACAGCGCGTTAACACCGGATAATATTGACGCGCTGATCACAACCAACATAACCAGCACAGTACAATTGATCCACGGTTATTTGCAAAAGGAACAAACGCGGCACCAGCTGATTTTTTTAAGTTCCGTCGCCGCCTGTCGCGGGCGCGCCAAGAACAGCCTGTATGGGGCAAGCAAAGCGGCTATAGAGGTTTATTTGCAAGGCTTGCAGCAAAACGCGTCTCCCGCGACGACCATCACCATAGCCCGGCTGGGTTTTATTGACACGGCGCAAACTTACGGTGTTCCCGGTGTCTTTTACGCCTCACCGCCAAAACAGTGCGCCAAAGCCTGCTGGCAAGGTGTTCACTCCGGAAAACGGCTGCTTTACCATCCTTTTTTCTGGCGTTTCATTATGGGTGTTATAACGCGGTTACCTTTTTTTCTATACAAACGCATGAGGATATAAACGCTGTTATGTCGAATTATTATGACGTATACCGAAAATTACCGGATTATTGTGATGAATTTTTCGGCCAGTTTTTAAGGACGCTTGGAAAATCCTATAGCCAGTGTGCCGATATCGGTGAGTGTTTTGTGACCCTGGCCAATATTCGGGATAACGATTTTGAAAGCTGGTATCACGCCTGGTTTGCGCGTGCCCGGGACGTCGAACAACTGGCTGACAGCAGTTGGGAAGCAAAACACTATCTTACCGCAGCCACAACTTGTTTGCGCGCGGTCGAATACTATCGCGCCAGTGAATTTTTTCTGCGCGCCAACCTCTCGGATCCCCGCATAATCCCTTGTTTTGACCGGCTGGGGGGTT contains these protein-coding regions:
- the fliM gene encoding flagellar motor switch protein FliM, with product MAEKDVLSQEEIDALLNSVEGDDASEQENNQDGGDKPQSPADDNPSDTEESPQQPQAGIDAKANNKDQVQVLNFNSQERAVRGELPVLDKIHDRAARYFSNDIYQLMAKDLQIKQDPLQVVKHHEFLATLPNPTLMTIYRFKPLRGKTLILFDKTFVYDLVDYYFGGSSQFLAQSDKTDFTAAELRVMEIVIGKLVHNFEHAWAPIINLESHRVSDETNPQLIHIAEPDELLLVSRFVVDFGKEKGTFAFVMPYSMVEPIKQQLELGAARPDEELDPNWIMSLTEELMDVELTVSSVMAQTHSTLRQVMAWQAGDFLPMEIQEIVTLDIEGTPGFTATLGSANDKRALKIIKKISY
- the fliO gene encoding flagellar biosynthetic protein FliO: MNRTTSFLLLGLFPLHAIAETSMPTGNAAVSSAELLRILGGLLFVVLLIAVFAWLVKRLNRGGMGIGGPFKILACASLGTREKIMMLQVGERFLLLGVTAGGITTLYDFGEELPPGFQGNGKTSFAELLKQVMGKGK
- a CDS encoding SDR family NAD(P)-dependent oxidoreductase, with translation MMKNVWVILGATSVIANEFGHLAAKAGHDLILIGRNTLQLDVIADDLSLRHGIDCEVITLDLAVDIATLLDRLRTTGQEWSLFIAHSLILENSALTPDNIDALITTNITSTVQLIHGYLQKEQTRHQLIFLSSVAACRGRAKNSLYGASKAAIEVYLQGLQQNASPATTITIARLGFIDTAQTYGVPGVFYASPPKQCAKACWQGVHSGKRLLYHPFFWRFIMGVITRLPFFLYKRMRI
- the fliP gene encoding flagellar type III secretion system pore protein FliP (The bacterial flagellar biogenesis protein FliP forms a type III secretion system (T3SS)-type pore required for flagellar assembly.), with product MKKWLIGFLTAGCLLFPWLAEAASLSLPAVTVSPASGGGQSYSVNLQILIFMTLLSVLPGLLMAMTAFTRIIIVLSILRQAIGMAQTPTNQILIGIALFMTFFVMSPVFYKINDNAVQPYLADKIDFQQALAQAQAPLKKFMLNQTRKNDLALFEKFNNKKIATLSDVPMSVMIPAFVTSELKTAFQIGFILFLPFLVIDLVVASVLMAMGMMMLSPLIISLPFKIMLFVMVDGWTLVLGSLASSFA
- a CDS encoding FAD-binding oxidoreductase — its product is MLSKHQRLSNFSRAIRTTAQCFRPDNEWQIADLFQESPNRTVLARGQGSSYSDCCVNNEGFVIDCSRLNHLLSFDKSTGLLYCQAGVTFADLFAVHPDYIPPVIPGTLHATIAGGIANDVHGKNNVHEGSLGRHINWLELQIGNQLLRLSPERHADLFAATIAGLGLTGIIRRVGLTLRKASQFVEVKTEKHVSFAELLDRMKKEGMKHDYQVAWLDLLNTPQALLSLANHCSSCIPRRPYTFTMPRLPCRVITRWGMKQFNRYYFKRANTEPLAMPLSHFNNPLDSIRHWNRLYGTRGLLQFQAVFGTNDAAEQLDRLIQIIHNAKATPTLAVLKYFSQPGVGLLSFVQPGFAIAIDFINNHEAQKAIHDMNQFITETGGRVYLAKDLLLTRQQFSQQYDKHEQFSSVLRQYQCHTQSDMGQRLGLTPS
- the fliN gene encoding flagellar motor switch protein FliN, which translates into the protein MGMSAGSDAEKMELILDIPVSVTVEIGRTKMSIRNLLQLNQGGIVALDRLAGEPLDVLVNGTLVAHGEVVVVKDKFGVRLTDIVSKAERIKRLK
- the fliQ gene encoding flagellar biosynthesis protein FliQ, which encodes MTPEGVVSLFSESVYVIIIMLVVLIVPGLITGLIVAMFQAATQINEMSLSFIPKLFVTLLVLVFAGPWLLKTMINYTDSLISNIPYLIG